In Ruminococcaceae bacterium BL-4, one DNA window encodes the following:
- the glgB gene encoding 1,4-alpha-glucan branching enzyme GlgB, whose product MEKESLKRYLRGESCDAYQILGAHLINEKGQEGVQFTVFAPGAKNVSLLAECTDWNPILMERDSYGFWSLFSHCAKEKQMYKYQIETQNGKVYDRIDPFAFQSEVRPNTASIVCNLKNYKWQDEEWIKKRKQTEKYYNAPLSIYEVHAGSWKIKTGKKGDERFYTYDELADILIPYAKEQGYTHLEFLPLTEYPLDASWGYQVTGYYSATSRYGTPQQLMKLVDQCHQASLGVLMDFVPAHFVSDFYALHQYDGTYLYESENKDLRCSEWGTIFFDFTKPHVLSFLKSAVDFWLTVFHFDGIRYDAVSRMLYQNGQEDHGVNEAGVWFLKNTNYEMQQRHPDCLLIAEDSSNFPKVTAPVVYGGLGFDYKWDLGFMNDTFDYMMKTPAERRNFAERITFSISYFYQDIFLLPFSHDEVVHGKKTIIDKIYGSYEDKFPQLRLLYLYLFTHPGKKLTFMGCELAEFKEWDENTELGWNLLTYPKHDAFHHFFRDLQKFYTSHPSLSSSDFNPDGFHWADLTNACRCIFSYSRKSVDGKSNEKLYIALNFSDRPAVDYALPVEEPGDYEEIFTTDEFRYNGNGHKNLAKFSCRRGMRQCLLVDLPPFCGCIFKCRES is encoded by the coding sequence TTGGAAAAAGAGTCTTTGAAACGATACCTTCGGGGAGAAAGCTGCGACGCCTATCAAATTTTAGGCGCACATCTTATTAACGAAAAGGGGCAAGAAGGAGTTCAATTTACAGTATTTGCACCAGGCGCAAAGAATGTTTCCCTTTTGGCAGAATGTACCGATTGGAATCCGATTTTAATGGAGCGGGATTCTTATGGCTTTTGGAGCCTTTTCTCTCATTGTGCTAAAGAAAAGCAGATGTATAAATATCAAATCGAAACACAGAATGGCAAAGTATATGACCGAATTGATCCATTTGCTTTTCAAAGTGAGGTGCGCCCCAATACGGCATCGATTGTCTGCAATTTGAAAAACTATAAGTGGCAGGACGAAGAATGGATAAAAAAGCGGAAACAGACGGAAAAATATTATAATGCACCGCTTTCTATTTATGAAGTCCATGCTGGGTCTTGGAAGATCAAGACTGGGAAAAAAGGAGACGAGCGGTTCTATACTTATGACGAATTAGCAGACATTCTTATTCCCTATGCAAAAGAACAGGGATATACGCATTTGGAATTTTTGCCGTTGACTGAATATCCGCTGGATGCAAGTTGGGGATATCAGGTGACCGGATATTACAGTGCAACTTCCCGCTATGGGACACCGCAGCAGCTTATGAAGCTTGTTGATCAGTGTCACCAGGCAAGTCTTGGCGTTTTAATGGATTTTGTACCTGCACATTTTGTCAGTGATTTTTATGCGCTTCACCAGTATGACGGTACTTATCTTTACGAGAGCGAAAATAAAGATTTGCGCTGCAGCGAGTGGGGGACCATCTTTTTTGATTTTACAAAACCGCATGTGCTTAGCTTTTTAAAATCGGCAGTTGATTTTTGGCTGACTGTTTTCCACTTTGACGGGATTCGATATGATGCGGTTTCCAGAATGCTTTATCAGAACGGACAGGAAGACCATGGTGTTAATGAAGCTGGTGTTTGGTTTTTAAAGAATACGAATTATGAGATGCAGCAGCGCCATCCGGATTGTCTTTTGATTGCAGAGGATTCTTCAAATTTTCCGAAAGTGACAGCTCCCGTAGTTTATGGGGGACTCGGATTTGATTATAAATGGGATCTGGGCTTTATGAATGATACGTTCGATTACATGATGAAAACACCGGCAGAACGTAGAAATTTTGCGGAGCGGATTACTTTTTCGATCAGCTATTTTTATCAGGATATTTTTTTGCTGCCGTTTTCTCATGATGAAGTGGTCCATGGAAAGAAAACGATCATTGATAAGATCTATGGAAGCTATGAGGATAAATTTCCGCAGCTTCGGCTTCTCTATCTTTATCTTTTTACCCATCCTGGAAAAAAGCTTACCTTTATGGGATGTGAATTGGCTGAGTTTAAAGAATGGGATGAAAATACAGAGCTTGGCTGGAATTTGCTCACCTATCCAAAGCATGATGCTTTCCATCATTTTTTCCGAGATCTTCAAAAATTTTATACCAGCCATCCATCCCTTTCATCAAGTGATTTTAATCCGGACGGATTTCATTGGGCAGATCTAACGAATGCCTGCCGGTGTATTTTTTCTTATTCGCGCAAAAGTGTAGATGGAAAATCGAATGAAAAGCTCTATATTGCTTTGAATTTTTCAGATCGTCCGGCAGTAGATTATGCCCTTCCTGTTGAAGAACCGGGAGACTACGAAGAAATTTTTACAACAGATGAATTTCGCTATAATGGAAATGGTCATAAAAATCTTGCAAAATTTTCTTGCCGACGTGGAATGCGGCAATGCCTTTTAGTTGATCTTCCGCCTTTTTGCGGATGTATTTTTAAATGTCGGGAATCATAA
- a CDS encoding Malate permease produces the protein MDIGQLFSLQGSLFLMILLGLFLKKKGIIDDNGTRCLTDLCMDVIIPCNTIKSCLVDFDTAEMQACWWILLVSVLMQFVGIILNHFLFNRFNEQQKKVLQYCTIVSNGAFLGNPVAEGIYGNIGLLYSSIFLIPQRMVIWSVGTSYFVSGETTDRKKVIRNVLTHPCLVAVYIGLLIMVTKVQLPEFMTLTIKSIGNCNSAITMMIVGTILADVKFSTIVNKSTLFISLLRLVLLPLVAFGLSTVCGLEHAAAGVCVIMVGMPAGATAAIFAARYHSDAPFATKCVVLSTLLSMITIPIWCYLIG, from the coding sequence GTGGATATCGGTCAATTATTCAGTCTGCAAGGATCATTGTTCCTGATGATTTTGCTTGGATTGTTTCTTAAGAAAAAGGGAATCATCGATGATAACGGGACTCGCTGCCTAACAGATCTTTGTATGGATGTCATTATCCCGTGTAATACCATCAAATCTTGTTTGGTGGATTTTGATACGGCTGAAATGCAGGCTTGTTGGTGGATCCTTCTTGTCAGCGTGCTGATGCAGTTTGTCGGGATTATCCTCAATCATTTCCTTTTTAACCGCTTTAATGAGCAGCAGAAAAAAGTCCTTCAATACTGCACGATCGTTTCAAACGGAGCATTTTTAGGGAACCCGGTAGCCGAAGGAATTTATGGGAACATTGGATTGCTCTATTCTTCTATTTTTCTGATTCCACAGCGTATGGTGATCTGGTCGGTCGGAACTTCTTATTTTGTTTCCGGAGAAACTACAGACCGCAAAAAAGTCATTCGAAATGTGTTGACTCATCCTTGCTTGGTCGCTGTTTACATAGGGCTATTGATTATGGTAACAAAGGTACAGTTGCCGGAGTTTATGACTTTGACGATTAAAAGTATCGGAAACTGTAATTCTGCAATTACTATGATGATCGTAGGGACCATTCTTGCTGATGTAAAATTCTCCACCATCGTCAATAAATCAACGCTTTTTATCAGCCTTCTGCGTTTGGTGCTGCTGCCTTTGGTTGCGTTTGGACTCAGTACTGTCTGCGGACTGGAACATGCAGCTGCCGGTGTTTGCGTAATCATGGTCGGTATGCCTGCGGGCGCTACGGCTGCTATTTTTGCAGCACGCTATCACAGTGACGCACCATTTGCAACAAAGTGTGTAGTGCTTTCTACCTTGCTATCTATGATTACAATTCCAATTTGGTGTTATCTGATCGGTTAA
- the copA gene encoding copper [Cu(I)] transporter ATPase (Evidence 2a : Function from experimental evidences in other organisms; PubMedId : 11922674, 11934502, 12644235, 14663075, 18215122, 19378562, 19751213, 20233928, 22077885, 22531974, 29146226, 30431418; Product type t : transporter), with the protein MKQTFDVTGMTCAACQAHVEKAVSKLPGVENCNVNLLSGRMEVTYKEQELNNETICKAVEKGGYGASPIVKEGEKKERPQESIKKRSASELKEMKHRLLWSFVFFIPLFYLSMGHMAGLPLPEFLNGYENSVSYGMTQLLLTLPIMYLNRVYYQRGFRSLWHRAPNMDTLIAVGSTAAVVYGIFAICRMGYGLGVSDNALVMRYHMDLYFESAGTILTLITLGKYLETRSRGKTGEAVEKLMDLRPQTAVLFEDGKEKTIPLEQVKEGDFLIVKPGARIPVDGEVTEGTSAVDQSALTGESIPVEKHSGDSLIAASVNGSGRLIFRATRVGEDTTLSQIIHLVEEAGSSKAPIAKLADRISAVFVPVVILIAIVAASFWLLSGQTPEFALSIGIAVLVISCPCALGLATPVAIMVGTGRGAQLGVLYKNAEALEHAHSVDTVVLDKTGTITRGKPEITDLLVDSEQNLSEEEFLKLAASLEQSSEHPLAQAILRKAEEQKILLTSPETFEAVPGRGLRARLNGIECLAGTSDFLEGEGVSCKDLKSKAEAFAEQGKTPLYFAQNGQLLGLIAAADLPKENSREAIHTMQEMGLKVVMLTGDHRKTAEAVRKSLGIDQTVAEVLPQDKEREIRRLQEEGRKVAMVGDGINDAPALARADVGIAIGAGTDIAIESADVVLMKSDLMDAVTAIDLSRAVIRNIHMNLFWAFFYNAIGIPLAAGVFYSFLGWTLNPMFGAAAMSLSSVCVVSNALRLRFFHPKEQTGLVKQTAAEKSISQDFEKTNKGEQVKMKKVIAVEGMMCAHCQAHVKEALEKVPGVEKAEVSLENKNAALTLTEEVSDTALQEAVKEAGYEPGKVEAD; encoded by the coding sequence ATGAAACAGACATTTGACGTTACAGGGATGACCTGTGCTGCTTGTCAGGCACATGTGGAAAAGGCAGTCAGCAAGCTCCCAGGAGTAGAAAACTGCAATGTGAATCTTCTTTCCGGTAGAATGGAAGTCACTTATAAAGAGCAGGAACTCAATAATGAAACGATTTGTAAAGCAGTGGAAAAAGGTGGATATGGGGCTTCTCCGATTGTAAAAGAGGGCGAGAAAAAAGAAAGGCCACAGGAATCCATCAAAAAACGTTCCGCTTCTGAATTAAAAGAAATGAAGCATCGGCTTTTGTGGTCTTTTGTGTTTTTTATTCCGCTGTTTTATCTTTCTATGGGGCATATGGCGGGACTCCCGCTGCCGGAATTTTTAAATGGATATGAAAATTCAGTCAGCTATGGCATGACGCAGCTTTTGCTTACATTGCCGATCATGTATTTAAATAGGGTTTATTATCAGCGGGGATTTCGTTCCCTATGGCACCGTGCGCCTAATATGGATACGTTGATTGCAGTAGGCAGTACGGCGGCTGTGGTGTATGGAATTTTTGCAATCTGCCGAATGGGATATGGTCTAGGGGTTTCCGACAACGCTCTTGTGATGCGGTATCATATGGATCTCTATTTTGAATCGGCGGGAACCATTTTGACTTTGATTACCCTGGGAAAATATTTGGAGACCCGCTCCCGCGGAAAAACGGGAGAAGCCGTAGAAAAATTGATGGACTTGCGTCCGCAGACAGCTGTTCTTTTTGAAGATGGAAAAGAAAAAACAATTCCGCTGGAACAGGTAAAAGAAGGGGATTTCCTGATTGTTAAACCTGGAGCAAGGATTCCGGTAGATGGTGAAGTTACAGAAGGAACTTCGGCTGTTGATCAGAGTGCTTTGACCGGAGAGAGTATTCCGGTAGAAAAGCATTCTGGGGATTCTCTGATTGCGGCTTCGGTGAATGGTTCCGGGCGGTTGATTTTTCGTGCGACTCGCGTAGGAGAAGATACGACGCTCAGCCAGATTATTCATTTGGTGGAGGAAGCAGGCAGCTCCAAAGCACCGATCGCAAAATTAGCAGATCGAATCAGCGCTGTCTTTGTGCCGGTGGTAATTTTAATTGCAATCGTTGCGGCATCCTTTTGGCTGCTTTCCGGACAGACCCCGGAGTTCGCACTTTCTATTGGGATTGCGGTACTGGTCATTTCTTGCCCCTGCGCATTAGGACTGGCAACGCCGGTGGCAATTATGGTAGGAACCGGACGCGGTGCGCAGCTTGGGGTCCTCTATAAAAATGCTGAGGCATTGGAACATGCACATTCGGTGGATACTGTCGTTCTCGATAAAACCGGAACGATTACCAGAGGAAAACCGGAAATTACGGACCTCTTGGTGGATTCGGAGCAAAATTTATCGGAAGAGGAATTCCTGAAATTAGCAGCTTCTTTGGAGCAAAGCAGTGAGCATCCTCTGGCGCAGGCAATTTTAAGAAAAGCAGAAGAGCAGAAAATTTTACTGACTTCGCCGGAAACGTTTGAGGCGGTTCCAGGCAGAGGACTGCGCGCACGGCTCAATGGGATTGAATGTCTTGCAGGAACATCGGATTTCTTAGAAGGAGAAGGCGTTTCTTGTAAGGACCTAAAATCAAAGGCGGAAGCTTTTGCAGAACAAGGCAAGACACCGCTCTATTTTGCCCAAAATGGTCAGTTGCTGGGATTGATCGCAGCAGCTGATCTTCCCAAAGAGAATAGTCGTGAGGCAATTCACACGATGCAGGAAATGGGACTTAAGGTTGTAATGCTGACTGGAGATCATCGCAAGACAGCAGAGGCTGTACGAAAAAGCCTTGGGATTGATCAGACGGTGGCGGAGGTGCTGCCGCAAGATAAAGAACGAGAAATTCGCAGATTGCAGGAGGAAGGAAGAAAAGTCGCCATGGTAGGCGATGGAATCAACGATGCACCGGCGCTTGCTCGTGCTGATGTTGGAATTGCAATCGGTGCAGGAACGGATATTGCAATCGAAAGCGCCGATGTGGTTCTCATGAAAAGTGATTTAATGGATGCTGTCACCGCGATTGATCTTTCCCGTGCGGTGATCCGCAATATTCATATGAATCTGTTTTGGGCGTTCTTTTATAATGCCATTGGAATTCCGCTCGCAGCAGGCGTGTTTTATTCATTCCTCGGCTGGACTTTAAATCCGATGTTCGGAGCGGCAGCCATGAGTCTGAGCAGCGTGTGCGTAGTAAGCAATGCTTTGCGTCTGCGGTTTTTCCACCCCAAAGAACAGACCGGTTTGGTTAAACAAACAGCAGCCGAAAAATCCATTTCCCAGGATTTTGAAAAAACAAATAAAGGAGAGCAAGTCAAAATGAAAAAAGTAATTGCAGTAGAAGGTATGATGTGTGCGCATTGTCAGGCACATGTGAAAGAAGCATTGGAAAAGGTACCGGGAGTAGAAAAGGCGGAGGTCAGCTTGGAAAATAAAAATGCCGCTTTAACTCTTACGGAAGAAGTTTCAGATACGGCTTTGCAAGAAGCGGTCAAAGAAGCAGGGTACGAACCCGGAAAAGTAGAGGCTGACTGA
- a CDS encoding Putative ABC transport system permease protein (Evidence 3 : Putative function from multiple computational evidences), which produces MNTIMDLPIWNLAIAYVFVLLLLVLSKTRGIGREKFILTATVRMTVQLTLMGFVLMYVFDHPSWWLTSLMLCVMLAFAIRTACRRVSKDLPKALRRLIGICLISSYIVTALVFLLAVLRVTPWFNPQYCIPISGMIIGNAMTGLALGANKLKSGIEENREIIENSLMLGSTPKAATHKIVNDAFDSAILPNMTNMLTMGIVSLPGMMTGQILSGTFPMTAIKYQIGIMLAILGCTALASVLLVTIGYQAFFTKDAALKDPT; this is translated from the coding sequence ATGAACACTATCATGGATCTGCCAATTTGGAACCTTGCAATCGCATATGTTTTTGTTCTTCTACTGCTTGTCCTCTCTAAAACGCGGGGGATTGGAAGAGAAAAGTTTATCCTCACTGCCACCGTGCGTATGACTGTTCAGCTGACACTGATGGGATTCGTTTTGATGTACGTTTTTGATCATCCAAGCTGGTGGCTAACCAGTCTTATGCTTTGCGTTATGCTGGCATTTGCAATTCGAACCGCCTGTCGCCGAGTTTCCAAAGACCTGCCAAAAGCTTTGCGGCGGCTAATTGGCATCTGCTTAATTTCTTCCTATATTGTTACAGCACTTGTTTTTCTGTTGGCAGTATTACGGGTGACCCCGTGGTTTAACCCACAATACTGTATTCCAATTTCCGGCATGATCATCGGCAATGCTATGACGGGGCTCGCGCTCGGTGCAAATAAGCTGAAAAGTGGGATTGAAGAAAACCGAGAAATCATTGAAAATTCTCTGATGCTGGGGTCCACTCCAAAAGCAGCAACTCACAAGATCGTCAATGATGCCTTTGACAGTGCAATCCTTCCCAATATGACGAACATGCTCACAATGGGTATTGTTTCTTTGCCAGGTATGATGACCGGACAAATTCTCTCTGGTACTTTTCCGATGACCGCTATCAAGTACCAAATTGGAATTATGCTGGCAATTTTAGGATGTACCGCACTTGCCAGCGTTCTGCTTGTCACCATCGGATATCAAGCATTCTTTACAAAAGATGCCGCTCTCAAAGACCCAACTTAA
- a CDS encoding Transcriptional regulator, with protein MQADPKVINRLLKTAMGQLQGVQKMVEDDRYCIDISNQLLAVTAILQKANKEIIRAHMRGCVREAFESGDPEAKIDELLKVFDKMTK; from the coding sequence ATGCAGGCGGATCCAAAGGTAATCAATCGTCTCTTAAAGACTGCGATGGGACAGCTGCAGGGTGTACAGAAGATGGTGGAAGATGATCGTTACTGTATCGATATTTCCAATCAGCTGTTGGCTGTAACGGCAATTTTGCAGAAAGCTAATAAAGAGATTATTCGTGCACATATGCGCGGATGTGTAAGAGAAGCTTTTGAAAGTGGTGATCCGGAAGCTAAAATTGATGAACTTTTAAAAGTGTTTGATAAGATGACGAAATAA